The genomic segment GTGATGCCGATGAGCTCGCCGGTCGACGCCGCCACCGGCGGCACGCCGAAGGCCGCAGGCGACGATCTGCCCGCCGGCGTGGTGACCAAGTCGCCGATGGTGGGCACGTATTACGCCTCGCCCGCACCGGACAAGCCGTCGTTCGTCTCGGTCGGCCAGCAGGTCAAGGTCGGCGACACGCTGGGCATCATCGAAGCGATGAAGATGTTCAACCCGATCGAGGCCGAGACCTCGGGCACGGTCGTCGCGATCCTGTGCGAGAGCGGCCAGCCGGTCGAATTCGACCAGCCGCTGTTCGTGATCGGCTGAGGCCGCCGCGATGCTGGAAAAAGTCGTCATCGCCAATCGCGGTGAGATCGCGCTGCGCATTCTGCGCGCGTGTCACACCCTCGGCATCCGCACGGTCGCGGTGCACTCCACCGTCGACCGCAATCTCAAGCACGTGGCGATGGCCGACGAGTCGGTCTGCATCGGCCCGCCGCCGTCCGCGCAGAGCTATCTCGACATGCCGGCGATCATCGCCGCGGCCGAGGTCACCGACGCCCAGGCGATCCACCCCGGCTACGGCTTCCTCAGCGAGAACGCCGACTTCGCCGAACGCGTCGAACAGTCGGGCTTCATCTTCATCGGGCCGAAGGCCGAGACCATCCGCCTGATGGGCGACAAGGTCGAGGCGATCCGCGCGATGAAGGAAGCCGGCGTGCCCTGCGTGCCCGGTTCCGGCGGCCCGCTCGGCGACGACGCGGCGACCAACGTCAAGATCGCCCGCGAGATCGGCTATCCGGTCATCGTCAAGGCGGCCGGTGGCGGCGGCGGACGCGGCATGCGCGTGGTCCACACCGAGGCCGCACTGGTCAACGCGATCGCGACGACCAAGCAGGAAGCCAAGGCCGCGTTCTCGAACGACATGGTCTACATGGAGAAGTTCCTCGAGAACCCGCGCCATGTGGAGATCCAGGTGCTGGCCGACGGCCAGGGTGGCGCGATCCATCTGGGCGAGCGCGACTGCTCGATGCAGCGTCGCCACCAGAAGGTCGTCGAGGAAGCGCCGGCACCCGGCATCACGCTCGAAGCGCGCGCGCAGATCGGCAAGGTCTGCGTGGATGCCTGCATCCGCATCGGCTACCGCGGCGCGGGCACGTTCGAGTTCCTCTACGAGGACGGCCGCTTCTACTTCATCGAAATGAACACCCGCATCCAGGTCGAGCATCCGGTGACCGAGCTGGTGACGGGCGTCGATCTGGTGCGCGAGCAGCTGATGATCGCGTCGGGCCACAAGCTGTCGATCAAGCAGGAAGACGTGGTGCTGACCGGTCACGCGATCGAGTGCCGCATCAACGCCGAGGATCCGGACACCTTCATGCCCTCGCCCGGCACGATCCGCCACTTCCACGCACCGGGTGGCCCCGGCGTGCGCGTCGACACGCACGTCTACGAAGGCTATGCGGTGCCGCCGAACTACGACTCGATGATCGGCAAGCTGATCGTGCACGGCCCGGATCGCGAAACCGCGATCGCGCGCATGCGCGTGGCGCTGAGCGAGATGGTCGTCGACGGCATCAAGACCAACATCCCGCTGCAGCAGCGGATCATGCGCGACCAGGGCTTCGCGGCCGGTGGACAGAACATCCACTACCTCGAGAAGCGTCTGGCCGAACGCAAGAACAAGACGCTGGCGATCGGCTGATTCGGCGTCCGGGCGTCGCGTCAGCGACGTCCGGCGGCTTCAACCTTCGCGGTCGGGAAATGCGCGGCGCAAGGCCGCGTCCAGACGGATCGGGCGCGCCCAGCGGTCGAAACTCGACACCAGTCCGCGGCGCACACGGGTGAACGTCTCGGTGCCGCGGCCCGCGTCCAGTTTTGCCAGCACCTCGCTCCAGCCGCCGGCCGGATCGAGCCGCCATTCGCCGACGATTTCCCGGCACGTCCGCCCCAGCGCACGCGCCGTCGCGCAGGCCAGATAGACATCCGCCGGCCGCGCGCCGGCATCCAGCAGCTCGGTCACGAACACACGCGGCGCGCCCTGGTAGCGCACCAGCTCATCGATGAAGGCGCCGCGATAGCGACCGGCGTAGGTGTTGACGTCGGCCAGCCAGGTATCGAGCCACTCGTCACCGCTCGCCGCCGACCAGACCGCGATTGCAGGCGCTGCCTCCGCGGCCGGCGCGTCGGCAGCGTCCTGCGCCATCGCCGGCAGCGCGCTGCCGGTCAGCAGCACGGCGATCAGGACGGAACGGATGGGCATCGCATGGTTCCTCGACTGGCCGGACGATCGCGCCGCGCGCGTTGTCCGGCATGGGTGCCGCCGCACGCCGCGTCGACCGCGACGTGCCTGCGACACGCGGTGAACGACGATACCCCACGCCCGCAATCCAAGGACAGCCGCTATGGCCACTTCCCGCCCGCAAGACCGCTCGACCCGTCTGTGGCGCTGGGGCATCGGGATCGGCGTGGTCATCGTGCTGCTGGGCGTCTGGTGGCTGGCGCTGGACCGCGTCGCCGCACGGATCGGACTCGACGCCGAAAACACGATGCGCGAACTGCCGCGCAACGAGGACAACCGCCTGCTGGCGGACTGATTCGAGTTCGATACGCGCCGGCGAGCCGGCGCAACGACTTCAGCGCGCGGCGATGACCAGCGTGCCCGGGCGTCCGCCCTGCTGCCACCAGTCGCCGGTGCCGGTTACGCGCAGCGCGATCGCGCCCTTGCGCATCGCCAGATCGTTGCCGACCTGGCCGTTGGCGACATAGGCGCCGATCACGTCGCGCGGGTCCTCCACGCCACTGAAGCTCGCCGCGCCTGCGTCGATGCGCAGCGCGTCGCCGCCGTGGGCCTTGACGCTGACCCGTACCGGCAACGTGCGCCCGTCGGCGCAGCGGAGTTCGCCGCTGCCGCGCGCGGTGCGGTGATGCATCGACCAGTTCCCGGCGGTGAATGCCAGTTCGCAGGTCATCGGCTCGGACGCGATGCCGCTTGCGGGCACGCCTGCAAACAGCACGCATGCGGACAGGACCGCAGCGAGCGGACGGTGAAATGGACGGGTGCGGAGATGGCAGCGCATGGGCCAACGCTAGCAGAAGGTCCGGACAGACACACGCCGCAGTCGATGACTGCGGCGTGGCGGATGGCTGAATGCGATGGGCTGCCGCGACGCGGCGCCGGGCTCAGCGCCAGCGGCGATCGCGCGACCGGTCTTCGCGCGGATCGTAGTACTGC from the Luteimonas fraxinea genome contains:
- the accB gene encoding acetyl-CoA carboxylase biotin carboxyl carrier protein → MDLRKIKKLIDLLEESNLTEIEIKEGEESVRLSRNAAAAPVMYAPAPAAAAPRAAEPVMPMSSPVDAATGGTPKAAGDDLPAGVVTKSPMVGTYYASPAPDKPSFVSVGQQVKVGDTLGIIEAMKMFNPIEAETSGTVVAILCESGQPVEFDQPLFVIG
- the accC gene encoding acetyl-CoA carboxylase biotin carboxylase subunit, which translates into the protein MLEKVVIANRGEIALRILRACHTLGIRTVAVHSTVDRNLKHVAMADESVCIGPPPSAQSYLDMPAIIAAAEVTDAQAIHPGYGFLSENADFAERVEQSGFIFIGPKAETIRLMGDKVEAIRAMKEAGVPCVPGSGGPLGDDAATNVKIAREIGYPVIVKAAGGGGGRGMRVVHTEAALVNAIATTKQEAKAAFSNDMVYMEKFLENPRHVEIQVLADGQGGAIHLGERDCSMQRRHQKVVEEAPAPGITLEARAQIGKVCVDACIRIGYRGAGTFEFLYEDGRFYFIEMNTRIQVEHPVTELVTGVDLVREQLMIASGHKLSIKQEDVVLTGHAIECRINAEDPDTFMPSPGTIRHFHAPGGPGVRVDTHVYEGYAVPPNYDSMIGKLIVHGPDRETAIARMRVALSEMVVDGIKTNIPLQQRIMRDQGFAAGGQNIHYLEKRLAERKNKTLAIG